In Deinococcus sp. QL22, the following are encoded in one genomic region:
- the metH gene encoding methionine synthase — protein sequence MQSSKRTQALLTEAQQRILILDGAWGTMLQRANLTEADFRLPDADPLRMYRGNFDLLQLTRPDIIRGVHRAYFEAGADIASTNTFNSSTISQADYGTERLARAMNEAGARLAREVADEFEALDGRPRWVAGAVGPTNRTATLSPDVERPEFRNVTFDSLAEAYGDAIEGLMVGGADLLLIETVFDTLNAKAALFACETVFERVGRRLPVMLSGTITDASGRTLSGQTPEAFAISTAHANLFSLGLNCALGADLLRPHLRAIAASTETLVSVHPNAGLPNAFGEYDETPEHTANVLAEFARDGLVNIVGGCCGTTPEHIRAIADAVAGIAPRTAPRLPPFLRLSGLEALTITPEINFVNVGERTNVTGSPRFSKAILAGDYDAGLKIARQQVTNGAQIVDVNFDEGMLDGEAAMVKFLNLLAGEPDISRVPLMLDSSKWDILEAGLKRVQGKPVVNSISLKDGEETFLERARLLRRYGAAAVVMAFDEQGQADNLERRIEITSRAYKLLTEQAGFPPQDIIFDPNVLTVATGIEEHDRYALDFIEGTRWIKANLPGALVSGGISNVSFSFRGNNHVREAMHAVFLYHAIGAGLDMGIVNAGMLAVYADIEPELREAVEDVILARRPDATDRLLTLAESYKDIKREATAVSAWRELPVTERLTHALISGITDYVVDDAEEAYQLLGSPLAVIEGPLMDGMNVVGDLFGAGKMFLPQVVKSARVMKRAVAHLTPYMEAEKQEAGGKGKVLLATVKGDVHDIGKNIVGVVLACNGYQVTDLGVMVPTERVLDEAVRLGVDVIGLSGLITPSLDEMVTVAREMTRRGMTQPLLIGGATTSRAHTAVKIDPAYGGPVVHVLDASRAVTVTADLLADPVAVQDRIRAEYDALRERHGDRQVRLIPIDTARERAPRLSPILASAPRQPGRQIIEQPISGLLDYIDWTPFFIAWEMKGIYPNILTDPLRGTEARSLFADAQALLRRVVDEGLLTARGVIGLWPAERDGDDILIEAEQHADSLDHHTHEVAAGRTPLAHLTRLHTLRQQRDQTTPNTALADYIAPHGDHIGAFAVAIHGAGELAKAFEAAHDDYNSILVKALADRLAEAFAEKLHRDVRMEYWGYAADEALDNMDLIRERYNGIRPAPGYPAQPDHTEKRTLFALLNAEEVGLTLTESCAMWPAAAVSGVYFGHPDARYFAVGRIGRDQIEDYAQRKGWPVEEAERWLGPILAYDPAGTASKGQGSKSLRTAEDKAAAVLSPSDPSTLRPIPAAGGAQ from the coding sequence ATGCAAAGCAGCAAACGCACACAGGCGCTACTTACAGAGGCGCAGCAAAGAATTTTGATCCTGGACGGCGCGTGGGGAACCATGCTTCAGCGGGCCAACCTCACGGAGGCCGATTTCCGGCTGCCCGACGCCGACCCGTTGCGGATGTACCGGGGCAATTTCGATCTGCTGCAACTGACCCGGCCCGACATCATCCGGGGCGTGCACCGCGCCTATTTTGAGGCAGGCGCGGATATTGCCTCCACCAATACTTTCAATTCCAGCACCATCAGTCAGGCCGATTACGGCACCGAGCGCCTGGCCCGCGCCATGAACGAGGCGGGCGCACGCCTGGCCCGCGAGGTGGCCGACGAATTCGAGGCTCTGGATGGACGCCCGCGCTGGGTGGCTGGAGCGGTGGGGCCGACCAACCGCACCGCCACCCTGTCGCCGGATGTGGAGCGCCCCGAATTCCGCAACGTGACGTTTGACAGTTTGGCCGAGGCTTACGGCGACGCCATAGAGGGCCTGATGGTGGGCGGGGCCGACCTGCTGCTGATTGAAACCGTGTTTGACACGCTGAACGCCAAAGCCGCGCTGTTTGCCTGCGAAACCGTATTTGAGCGCGTGGGCCGCCGCCTGCCCGTGATGCTGTCGGGCACGATTACCGACGCGTCGGGCCGCACGCTGAGTGGGCAGACGCCCGAAGCCTTTGCCATCAGCACGGCGCACGCCAACCTGTTCAGTTTGGGTCTGAACTGTGCGCTGGGAGCCGACCTGCTGCGCCCCCACCTGCGGGCCATTGCCGCCAGCACCGAAACCCTCGTCAGCGTGCATCCCAACGCGGGCCTGCCCAATGCCTTCGGTGAGTACGACGAAACCCCCGAACACACCGCCAATGTGCTGGCCGAGTTCGCCCGTGACGGCTTGGTGAACATCGTGGGTGGCTGCTGCGGCACCACGCCCGAACATATCCGCGCCATTGCCGACGCCGTGGCCGGAATTGCGCCCCGTACTGCGCCGAGGCTGCCGCCTTTCCTGCGCCTCAGCGGGCTGGAAGCACTGACCATCACGCCCGAAATCAATTTCGTGAACGTGGGCGAGCGAACCAATGTCACGGGCAGCCCCCGCTTTTCTAAAGCAATTTTGGCCGGAGACTACGACGCGGGCCTGAAAATTGCGCGGCAGCAGGTGACCAACGGCGCACAGATCGTGGACGTGAACTTTGACGAGGGCATGTTGGACGGCGAAGCCGCGATGGTCAAGTTTCTGAATCTGCTGGCCGGAGAACCCGATATTTCCCGTGTGCCGCTGATGCTCGATTCCAGCAAATGGGACATTCTGGAAGCGGGCCTGAAGCGCGTGCAGGGCAAGCCCGTCGTGAATTCCATCAGCCTGAAGGACGGCGAAGAAACATTTTTGGAACGCGCCCGGTTGCTGCGGCGCTACGGGGCGGCGGCGGTGGTCATGGCCTTCGACGAGCAGGGACAGGCCGACAATCTGGAACGCCGAATAGAGATCACTTCTCGCGCCTACAAATTGCTGACCGAACAGGCCGGATTTCCGCCGCAGGACATTATTTTTGACCCCAACGTGCTGACGGTCGCCACCGGAATCGAGGAGCATGACCGCTACGCGCTGGACTTTATCGAGGGCACGCGCTGGATCAAGGCCAACCTGCCGGGGGCGCTGGTGTCGGGCGGGATTTCCAACGTATCGTTCAGCTTCCGGGGCAACAACCATGTGCGCGAGGCCATGCACGCCGTCTTCCTGTACCACGCGATTGGTGCGGGGCTGGACATGGGCATCGTGAATGCGGGGATGCTGGCCGTGTACGCCGACATAGAACCGGAGTTGCGCGAGGCCGTGGAGGACGTGATTCTGGCCCGCCGTCCGGACGCCACAGACCGCCTGCTGACGTTGGCCGAGAGCTACAAGGACATCAAGCGCGAGGCAACGGCGGTGAGTGCGTGGCGGGAACTGCCCGTGACCGAACGCCTGACGCACGCGCTGATTTCGGGCATCACCGATTACGTGGTGGACGACGCCGAGGAAGCCTACCAACTGCTGGGTTCGCCGCTGGCCGTGATCGAGGGGCCACTGATGGACGGCATGAACGTGGTGGGCGACCTGTTCGGGGCCGGGAAAATGTTCTTGCCGCAGGTGGTCAAATCGGCCCGCGTGATGAAGCGGGCGGTGGCCCACCTGACGCCCTACATGGAAGCCGAGAAGCAGGAGGCGGGGGGCAAGGGCAAGGTGCTGCTGGCCACCGTAAAGGGCGATGTACACGATATCGGCAAGAATATTGTGGGCGTGGTGCTGGCCTGCAACGGCTATCAGGTCACCGATCTGGGTGTGATGGTGCCCACCGAGCGCGTGCTGGACGAGGCCGTGCGGCTGGGGGTTGATGTGATCGGCCTCAGCGGACTTATTACGCCCAGCCTGGACGAAATGGTCACGGTGGCCCGCGAGATGACGCGCCGGGGCATGACTCAGCCGCTGCTGATCGGCGGAGCCACCACCAGCCGTGCGCATACCGCCGTGAAAATCGACCCCGCTTACGGCGGGCCAGTGGTGCATGTGCTGGACGCCAGCCGCGCCGTGACCGTGACCGCCGACCTGCTGGCCGACCCGGTGGCCGTGCAAGACCGCATCCGGGCCGAATACGACGCCCTGCGCGAGCGGCACGGAGACCGTCAGGTGCGCCTGATCCCTATAGACACGGCCCGCGAACGTGCGCCCCGGCTCTCCCCTATTCTGGCGTCCGCGCCGCGTCAACCCGGACGCCAGATCATCGAGCAGCCCATCAGCGGCCTGCTGGATTACATCGACTGGACGCCCTTTTTTATCGCCTGGGAGATGAAGGGCATCTACCCCAACATCCTGACCGACCCCCTGCGCGGCACGGAAGCCCGCTCCCTGTTTGCCGATGCTCAGGCGTTGCTGCGCCGCGTGGTAGACGAAGGCCTGCTGACAGCACGGGGCGTGATCGGGCTGTGGCCTGCCGAACGCGACGGCGACGATATTCTGATCGAAGCCGAGCAGCACGCAGATTCTCTGGATCATCACACGCATGAGGTGGCGGCTGGGCGAACCCCCCTGGCCCACCTGACCCGGCTTCACACCCTGCGCCAGCAACGCGACCAGACCACGCCCAACACAGCTCTAGCCGACTACATTGCCCCGCACGGCGACCACATCGGAGCCTTTGCCGTTGCCATTCACGGAGCCGGGGAATTGGCGAAGGCGTTCGAGGCCGCGCACGACGACTACAATTCCATTCTGGTGAAGGCTCTGGCAGACCGCCTGGCCGAAGCCTTTGCCGAAAAACTGCACCGGGACGTGCGAATGGAGTACTGGGGCTACGCGGCAGACGAGGCACTCGATAACATGGATCTGATCCGCGAGCGCTACAACGGCATTCGCCCCGCCCCCGGCTACCCCGCCCAGCCCGACCACACCGAAAAACGTACCCTGTTTGCCCTCCTGAACGCCGAAGAAGTGGGCCTGACACTCACGGAATCCTGCGCGATGTGGCCCGCCGCTGCCGTGTCAGGCGTTTATTTCGGACATCCTGACGCCCGCTACTTTGCGGTGGGCCGGATTGGACGTGACCAGATTGAGGACTATGCCCAGCGCAAAGGCTGGCCCGTAGAGGAAGCCGAGCGTTGGCTGGGGCCGATTTTGGCGTATGATCCGGCGGGCACGGCGTCTAAGGGTCAAGGGTCTAAGAGTCTAAGAACGGCGGAAGACAAGGCGGCGGCGGTGCTTAGTCCCTCAGACCCTTCGACCCTTAGACCGATTCCAGCAGCAGGCGGCGCACAGTGA
- a CDS encoding methylenetetrahydrofolate reductase — MVRTHLPGIDTINIPDFPRFSTRSWMGCAMARPHHRAIPHIRAVDINPLEPLPMLDTLAAHGITEVLIITGDAPADMSAKVYDVDAVDVIRRFRRELPDVRVYAGLDPYRQSFARERDYLERKLDAGAVGFFTQPFFDLRLMDAYADLMPEGADVWWGATTVTTEHTLNYWRARNHAVFPRSFEATLDWNRTFAAAALQFARERAQHVYFMPVKADAREYLEGIV, encoded by the coding sequence ATGGTGCGCACACACCTGCCGGGAATCGACACCATCAATATTCCCGATTTTCCCCGGTTTTCCACCCGTTCGTGGATGGGCTGTGCAATGGCGCGGCCCCACCACCGGGCCATTCCGCATATTCGGGCGGTGGACATCAACCCGCTTGAGCCGTTGCCCATGCTGGACACACTGGCCGCGCACGGTATCACTGAAGTGCTGATTATTACCGGCGACGCGCCCGCCGATATGAGTGCCAAAGTGTACGACGTGGACGCTGTGGACGTGATTCGCCGCTTTCGGCGCGAGTTGCCGGACGTGCGGGTGTACGCGGGCCTTGACCCCTACCGCCAGAGCTTTGCCCGCGAGCGCGACTACCTGGAGCGCAAGCTGGACGCGGGCGCGGTGGGCTTTTTTACCCAGCCTTTTTTCGACCTGCGCCTGATGGACGCCTATGCCGACCTGATGCCAGAAGGCGCGGACGTGTGGTGGGGCGCGACCACCGTGACCACTGAGCACACCCTGAACTACTGGCGGGCCAGAAACCACGCCGTGTTCCCCCGCAGCTTCGAGGCCACGCTGGACTGGAACCGTACTTTTGCCGCCGCTGCCCTGCAATTTGCCCGCGAACGCGCCCAGCACGTGTATTTTATGCCCGTCAAGGCCGATGCACGGGAATATCTGGAGGGAATAGTTTAA
- a CDS encoding DUF4139 domain-containing protein: MKPNLPYSLMMALALLSGSASAADLRIYPSFSEVRETVKATGTTLGVNLPQEAWNSVIPGSLDLDGVAFSSAVQKQEANWLTSLEGKPVFLRTGDKIETVTLIRARDLLIKDAQGRYRNVPYSDLSFTDLPPLNPQSPTQTLTYTVPSGATGTLSYLTRAVTWSPRFTLKASSAGAQLSALADIRNGTELPYNVQNTELYAGDVEVQDGQPMPAPMMRAAEVSATSADFAAPKINTVGELRGLTRYDLSAPFTLPASSMVTLPFLTPKLTSFERFVGLTFFFNTQPNKGTMNRFYRFKADERLPSGSLTVREDGRIVGQTTIPETGKGADVEFSLGNDPDVRYTRSVETQNQQKDSKGNVTRTTYRVTYAFESSKDRVIRAEVTERAGGRRIIIDSAPAVQNQGVANLRVDVPANGKASKSFVLVIDNS, from the coding sequence ATGAAACCCAATTTACCCTACAGTCTGATGATGGCACTGGCTCTTCTCTCTGGCTCGGCTTCCGCCGCCGATCTCCGCATTTACCCCAGCTTCTCGGAAGTCCGCGAAACCGTGAAGGCTACTGGAACCACCCTCGGCGTGAATTTGCCACAGGAAGCGTGGAACAGCGTGATTCCCGGCTCGCTGGACTTGGACGGCGTGGCGTTTTCCAGCGCCGTGCAAAAGCAGGAGGCCAACTGGCTGACAAGCCTGGAAGGCAAACCCGTGTTTCTGCGCACAGGCGACAAGATAGAAACCGTGACCCTGATCCGCGCCCGCGACCTGCTGATCAAGGACGCGCAGGGCCGCTACCGCAACGTGCCTTACAGCGATCTCAGCTTCACCGACTTGCCCCCGCTGAACCCGCAGTCGCCCACGCAAACGCTGACCTACACGGTGCCCAGCGGCGCAACCGGAACGCTGAGCTACCTCACGCGGGCCGTCACCTGGTCGCCGCGCTTTACCCTGAAAGCCAGCAGTGCTGGGGCGCAACTCTCGGCATTGGCCGATATCCGCAACGGCACCGAGTTGCCTTACAACGTTCAGAACACTGAACTGTACGCCGGAGACGTGGAAGTGCAGGACGGCCAACCGATGCCAGCGCCGATGATGCGGGCTGCTGAAGTCTCGGCCACTTCAGCCGATTTTGCCGCCCCCAAAATCAACACGGTAGGCGAATTGCGCGGCCTGACCCGCTACGACCTGTCGGCCCCATTTACCCTGCCTGCCAGCAGCATGGTCACCCTGCCGTTCCTGACCCCCAAGTTGACCTCCTTCGAGCGCTTCGTGGGCCTGACGTTCTTCTTCAACACCCAGCCCAACAAGGGCACCATGAACCGTTTCTACCGTTTCAAGGCCGATGAACGCCTGCCCAGCGGCAGCCTGACTGTGCGCGAGGATGGCCGCATCGTGGGTCAGACCACCATCCCTGAAACGGGCAAGGGCGCAGACGTGGAATTTAGCCTCGGCAACGATCCAGACGTGCGCTACACCCGCAGCGTGGAAACGCAGAACCAGCAAAAAGACAGCAAAGGCAACGTGACCCGCACCACCTACCGCGTGACCTACGCCTTCGAGAGCAGTAAAGACCGCGTCATCCGTGCCGAGGTGACTGAACGCGCCGGGGGCCGCCGAATCATTATCGACAGCGCCCCAGCCGTGCAAAATCAGGGCGTGGCGAACCTGCGGGTAGATGTTCCTGCGAATGGCAAGGCCAGCAAGAGCTTTGTGCTCGTCATAGATAATTCTTGA
- a CDS encoding helix-turn-helix domain-containing protein has protein sequence MARPARRIDISEAADALLRELETSPSTHPKVRLRASILRLHRQGWSIPQLSAHFGRNHQAIHHDFTRFEERGIPGLSDECPPGQPSKVTPEMEQFLHEKLQEQRFWNAPLLCEALAQQFGVGIRPRALANHLQRLGYSWKRARYSPAQTLDPELIAPHQASLETLKRGHWTAS, from the coding sequence ATGGCCCGTCCTGCCCGCCGCATTGACATTTCTGAAGCCGCTGATGCGCTGCTTCGAGAACTGGAGACCAGTCCATCTACCCACCCGAAGGTTCGTCTGCGGGCCAGCATTCTCCGGCTGCATCGACAGGGCTGGAGCATTCCCCAACTCTCCGCGCACTTTGGCCGGAACCATCAGGCCATCCACCACGACTTCACCCGTTTCGAAGAGCGCGGCATTCCAGGATTGAGCGACGAGTGTCCACCGGGACAGCCTTCGAAAGTGACCCCCGAGATGGAGCAGTTTCTCCACGAGAAACTGCAGGAGCAGCGCTTCTGGAACGCTCCACTGCTGTGCGAGGCTCTCGCACAGCAGTTTGGGGTGGGGATTCGACCTCGTGCATTGGCCAATCACCTGCAACGCCTGGGGTATAGCTGGAAACGCGCCCGGTATTCACCGGCTCAGACGCTCGATCCTGAACTCATTGCCCCGCATCAGGCTTCTTTGGAAACCCTAAAAAGGGGGCACTGGACGGCAAGCTGA
- a CDS encoding transposase — protein sequence MLSVGATWFKRGSGQQFEIPTRWGSSGRINLIGTYSMHACEEQLEVRELEGSCNGDQVIAYLNTLASGCDPDQLTVVVLDNAPFHKGAKLREQRASWEQQGLFLRYLPPYAPFLNLIEEVWRKLKGILMPRRCYNAVTELRAALVTGLKILGARFI from the coding sequence ATGTTATCGGTGGGAGCGACGTGGTTTAAGCGGGGTTCCGGGCAACAGTTTGAGATCCCCACTCGGTGGGGATCGTCGGGACGGATCAACCTCATCGGCACCTACAGCATGCACGCCTGCGAAGAACAGCTCGAAGTTCGCGAACTGGAAGGCAGCTGCAACGGGGATCAGGTCATCGCGTATTTGAACACCTTGGCCTCCGGCTGTGACCCAGATCAGCTCACGGTCGTCGTCCTGGACAATGCGCCCTTTCACAAGGGCGCGAAACTCAGGGAACAACGCGCGTCTTGGGAACAGCAGGGGCTGTTCCTTCGATACCTTCCACCCTATGCGCCCTTTTTAAACCTCATTGAGGAGGTGTGGCGGAAGCTGAAGGGCATCTTGATGCCGCGTCGTTGTTACAACGCCGTGACTGAACTTCGGGCCGCACTCGTGACTGGGTTGAAGATTCTTGGGGCAAGATTTATCTAG
- a CDS encoding ABC transporter ATP-binding protein gives MPTTGDTLLEVNNLEKYFPIRGGLLSRVVGNVKAVNDISFKIGRGEVVGLVGESGSGKTTAGRAILRLIEPTGGQVLFNGTDVTKLSKGQMRDYRREMQIIFQDPFASLNPRMTVSDIIGEAMQIHNLHPGKARVDRIAELLQKVGLRPEHMRRYPHEFSGGQRQRIGIARALAVDPAFIVADEPVSALDVSIQAQVVNLLQDLQEELGLTVLFIAHDLAVVEYICDRIIVMYLGRIMEIAPSRELNNNPKHPYTEALLSAAPVPDPTIKRQRIILEGDIPSPINPPSGCVFRTRCRYAIAECANVIPELREVAPNHFKACIRDDIL, from the coding sequence ATGCCCACCACCGGCGATACGCTGCTGGAAGTCAACAACCTAGAGAAGTACTTTCCCATTCGCGGCGGCCTGCTGTCCCGCGTGGTGGGCAACGTCAAGGCCGTCAACGACATCTCCTTCAAGATCGGACGCGGTGAAGTGGTGGGCTTGGTGGGCGAGTCGGGGTCGGGTAAAACCACCGCTGGCCGCGCTATTCTGCGCCTCATAGAGCCAACTGGCGGGCAAGTGCTGTTCAACGGCACCGACGTGACCAAGCTCAGCAAGGGCCAGATGCGCGATTACCGCCGCGAAATGCAGATCATTTTTCAGGATCCGTTTGCGTCGCTGAACCCGCGGATGACCGTGTCGGACATCATCGGTGAGGCCATGCAGATTCACAACCTGCACCCCGGCAAGGCCCGCGTAGACCGCATCGCGGAACTGCTGCAAAAAGTGGGCCTGCGCCCGGAGCATATGCGCCGCTATCCTCACGAGTTTTCCGGCGGTCAGCGTCAGCGCATCGGGATTGCGCGTGCGCTGGCCGTAGACCCAGCCTTTATCGTGGCCGACGAACCCGTATCGGCGCTGGACGTGTCCATTCAGGCGCAAGTCGTGAACCTGCTGCAAGACCTTCAGGAAGAACTGGGCCTCACAGTGCTGTTTATCGCGCACGATTTGGCTGTCGTGGAGTACATCTGCGACCGCATCATCGTGATGTACCTGGGCCGCATCATGGAAATCGCGCCCAGCCGCGAACTGAACAACAACCCCAAGCACCCCTATACCGAAGCCCTGCTGTCGGCTGCGCCCGTGCCTGATCCGACCATCAAGCGCCAGCGAATCATCTTGGAAGGCGACATTCCCAGCCCGATCAATCCGCCGAGTGGTTGCGTGTTCCGAACCCGCTGCCGTTACGCGATTGCCGAGTGCGCTAACGTGATTCCTGAACTGCGCGAAGTGGCCCCGAATCATTTCAAAGCCTGTATCCGCGACGATATTCTGTAA
- a CDS encoding ABC transporter ATP-binding protein, with the protein MTHQGEVLLAVNGLKTYFNTDDGVVKSVDGVTFHINKGETLAVVGESGSGKSVTSLSVMRLIPMPPGKIVEGEVLFTGKDGKQKNLVTLPEAEMRKIRGNDISMIFQEPMTSLNPVYTVGDQIAEAVMLHQNKNKKDAMVVATDMLRFVGIPAPEKRVNEYPHQLSGGMRQRVMIAMALSCKPALLIADEPTTALDVTIQAQILDLMRKLQSEVGMSILFITHNLGVVAEMADRVVVMYGGRVVEEGDVIEIFKAPRHPYTMGLLNSIPRPGEYVHVPGQPKGRLEAIPGNVPNPLNLPVGCAFEPRCKFAVPDCSKAVPALEDTGGGHMARCIRWREFDQAQQHEVSA; encoded by the coding sequence ATGACCCACCAGGGTGAAGTTCTGCTGGCCGTCAACGGCCTCAAGACGTACTTCAACACCGACGACGGCGTCGTCAAAAGTGTTGACGGCGTGACGTTCCACATCAACAAAGGCGAAACCCTCGCGGTGGTGGGCGAATCCGGCTCGGGCAAAAGCGTGACCAGCCTCAGCGTGATGCGCCTGATTCCCATGCCTCCCGGCAAAATCGTGGAAGGCGAGGTGTTGTTTACCGGCAAAGACGGCAAGCAAAAAAACCTCGTGACGCTGCCCGAAGCAGAAATGCGCAAAATTCGCGGCAACGACATTTCCATGATTTTTCAGGAACCCATGACCAGCCTGAACCCCGTGTACACGGTGGGCGACCAGATTGCCGAGGCGGTGATGCTGCACCAGAACAAGAACAAAAAAGACGCCATGGTGGTCGCCACCGACATGCTGCGCTTCGTGGGCATTCCGGCCCCCGAAAAGCGCGTCAACGAGTACCCGCACCAGTTGTCGGGCGGCATGCGTCAGCGCGTGATGATCGCCATGGCCCTGTCCTGCAAACCCGCGCTCCTGATTGCCGACGAGCCGACCACCGCGCTTGACGTGACCATTCAGGCCCAGATTCTGGACTTGATGCGCAAGCTGCAATCCGAAGTAGGCATGAGCATTCTGTTCATCACCCACAACCTCGGCGTGGTGGCCGAAATGGCCGACCGCGTGGTGGTCATGTACGGCGGGCGCGTGGTCGAAGAAGGCGACGTAATCGAGATCTTCAAGGCTCCGCGCCATCCGTACACGATGGGCCTGCTCAACTCTATTCCGCGTCCCGGCGAATACGTGCATGTGCCCGGCCAGCCGAAAGGCCGCCTGGAAGCCATTCCCGGCAACGTGCCTAACCCGCTGAACTTGCCGGTGGGCTGCGCCTTCGAGCCGCGCTGCAAGTTTGCCGTGCCGGACTGTAGCAAAGCCGTGCCGGCCCTAGAAGACACCGGAGGCGGCCACATGGCCCGCTGCATTCGCTGGCGCGAGTTCGATCAGGCGCAGCAGCACGAGGTGAGCGCATGA
- a CDS encoding ABC transporter permease: MTTTAPQRSIKSAQPRSQSQFGVAWSQFRKNRLAKIGGFMLILLYTLALFAPFIAPDGLSSYSTSNITRFHPPTPIQFRDPQTGGLTRPFVYQYGQQLNMDTFVNEYKPTTTRCPVYFGVRGDEYRVLGLFPGNLHLFGTGTENPNCKVYLFGGEALGRDLFTRTIYASQISLTIGVGAVLISTVIGLLMGAMAAFFGGIADTLIMRLVEVLAAIPSLFLLILLRSVFPQDINPIFALYMILGLLAFIGWGGLARVVRGQMLSVREQDFVSAAQALGAGNGRIMWRHMLPTMTTYIIVTLSLSIPGYILLESGLSFLGIGAVEPYVSWGGLLSQAQEGGFASITQRPWVLIPGFFIVFTVMCYQLLGDGLRDAFDPRKRQ, encoded by the coding sequence ATGACCACCACTGCTCCACAGCGTTCCATCAAGTCGGCCCAGCCCCGCAGCCAGTCTCAATTTGGGGTGGCCTGGTCGCAGTTTCGCAAGAATCGGCTCGCCAAAATCGGCGGCTTCATGCTGATCTTGCTGTATACGCTGGCCCTCTTTGCGCCCTTTATTGCGCCCGATGGCCTGTCCAGCTATTCCACCTCCAACATCACGCGCTTTCACCCGCCCACGCCCATTCAGTTCCGCGACCCCCAAACGGGCGGCCTGACCCGGCCATTCGTGTACCAGTACGGCCAACAGCTGAACATGGATACCTTCGTGAACGAGTACAAGCCCACCACCACGCGCTGCCCTGTTTATTTTGGCGTGCGCGGCGACGAATACCGCGTGCTGGGCCTGTTCCCCGGCAACCTGCACCTGTTCGGTACCGGCACCGAGAACCCTAACTGCAAGGTGTACCTGTTCGGCGGCGAGGCACTGGGCCGCGACCTGTTTACCCGCACCATCTACGCCTCGCAAATCTCGCTGACCATCGGCGTCGGCGCGGTGTTGATTTCCACGGTCATCGGCCTGCTCATGGGTGCGATGGCGGCCTTTTTCGGCGGCATCGCGGATACCCTGATCATGCGCCTCGTAGAAGTGTTGGCGGCCATTCCCAGTCTGTTCCTGCTCATTTTGCTGCGCTCGGTCTTTCCGCAGGACATCAACCCGATTTTTGCGCTGTATATGATCCTGGGCCTCTTGGCTTTCATCGGTTGGGGGGGGTTGGCGCGGGTGGTGCGCGGTCAGATGCTCAGCGTGCGCGAGCAGGATTTCGTGTCTGCGGCGCAGGCGCTCGGCGCGGGCAATGGCCGGATCATGTGGCGGCACATGCTGCCCACCATGACCACCTACATCATCGTCACGCTCAGCCTGTCTATTCCCGGTTACATCCTGCTGGAATCGGGCCTCAGCTTCCTCGGCATCGGCGCAGTAGAGCCGTATGTGTCGTGGGGCGGCCTGCTCAGTCAGGCGCAGGAGGGCGGCTTTGCCAGCATTACCCAGCGGCCCTGGGTGCTCATTCCGGGCTTTTTCATCGTGTTTACCGTCATGTGCTACCAACTCCTAGGCGACGGCCTGCGAGACGCCTTCGATCCCCGCAAGCGGCAGTAG